The Methylotenera sp. G11 genome includes a window with the following:
- the atpD gene encoding F0F1 ATP synthase subunit beta, whose translation MSTANIGKVVQCIGAVVDVEFPRDQMPKVFEALIIDDASSQAEAGLTLEVQQQLGDGIVRTIAMGSSDGLARGTAFKSTGAQIQVPVGTGTLGRIMDVLGRPIDEAGPIDSDERRSIHQKAPTFEELSPSVDLLETGIKVIDLVCPFAKGGKVGLFGGAGVGKTVNMLELINNIAKQHSGLSVFAGVGERTREGNDFYHEMAEAGVIKLDDMKESKVAMVFGQMNEPPGNRLRVALSGLTMAEKFRDEGRDVLFFVDNIYRYTLAGTEVSALLGRMPSAVGYQPTLADEMGRLQERITSTKTGSITSIQAVYVPADDLTDPSPATTFQHLDSTVVLSRDIASLGIYPAVDPLDSTSRQLDPLVVGEEHYQVARSVQSTLQRYKELRDIIAILGMDELSPEDKLAVGRARKIQRFLSQPFHVAEVFTGAPGKYVPLKETIKGFKAIVAGEYDHLPEQAFYMVGGIEEAVEKAKTLN comes from the coding sequence ATGAGTACAGCAAATATTGGTAAAGTAGTGCAATGTATTGGCGCTGTGGTGGACGTTGAGTTCCCACGTGATCAAATGCCAAAAGTATTTGAAGCGTTGATCATTGATGACGCATCAAGCCAAGCGGAAGCTGGTTTGACATTGGAAGTGCAACAGCAATTGGGTGACGGCATTGTGCGTACTATTGCCATGGGCTCATCTGATGGCCTGGCACGTGGCACAGCATTCAAATCAACCGGTGCGCAAATTCAAGTGCCGGTAGGTACAGGCACTTTGGGCCGTATCATGGACGTATTGGGTCGCCCAATCGATGAGGCTGGCCCTATCGATTCTGACGAGCGTCGTTCAATTCACCAGAAAGCACCTACATTTGAAGAGTTATCTCCATCTGTAGACCTGCTGGAAACCGGCATCAAGGTGATTGACCTGGTTTGCCCATTCGCCAAGGGTGGTAAAGTTGGTCTGTTCGGCGGTGCCGGTGTAGGTAAAACCGTTAACATGCTGGAACTGATCAACAACATCGCTAAGCAGCACTCAGGTTTATCAGTGTTTGCAGGTGTGGGTGAGCGTACTCGTGAAGGTAACGACTTCTACCACGAGATGGCTGAAGCTGGCGTTATCAAGCTTGACGACATGAAAGAATCAAAAGTAGCGATGGTTTTCGGTCAGATGAACGAACCGCCAGGCAACCGTCTGCGCGTAGCTTTGTCAGGCTTGACCATGGCTGAGAAATTCCGTGACGAAGGTCGTGACGTGTTGTTCTTCGTTGACAACATCTACCGCTACACATTGGCCGGTACTGAAGTATCAGCGTTGTTAGGCCGTATGCCTTCAGCTGTAGGTTACCAACCTACCCTGGCTGATGAAATGGGTCGTCTGCAAGAGCGTATTACTTCAACCAAAACGGGCTCTATTACTTCTATCCAAGCGGTTTATGTGCCTGCGGATGACTTGACTGACCCATCACCAGCAACAACATTCCAACACTTGGATTCAACAGTTGTGTTGTCACGTGACATCGCTTCATTGGGTATCTACCCAGCGGTTGACCCATTGGATTCAACATCACGCCAGTTAGACCCATTGGTGGTTGGTGAAGAGCATTACCAAGTTGCACGTTCAGTACAGTCAACATTGCAACGCTATAAAGAATTGCGCGACATTATCGCGATTCTGGGTATGGACGAGTTGTCACCGGAAGATAAATTGGCTGTTGGCCGTGCACGTAAAATCCAGCGTTTCCTGTCACAACCTTTCCACGTTGCTGAAGTGTTTACCGGCGCACCTGGTAAATACGTGCCATTGAAAGAAACAATCAAAGGCTTTAAAGCGATTGTTGCCGGCGAGTACGATCACCTGCCAGAGCAAGCGTTCTACATGGTAGGTGGTATTGAAGAGGCTGTTGAGAAGGCTAAGACTCTTAACTAA
- the thpR gene encoding RNA 2',3'-cyclic phosphodiesterase — protein MKRPAPIKNADIIRVFFALWPEPAIQRQLHAIAEAYQVKCNARVMRADTLHLTLQFIGNIKRSQLPKLAAAADIAAAIMPFRLELDTLAFWKHNRIGYATLAAREPALETLAATLQRELADAGFTAGDGTGFSPHVTLFRNVGHMLAPQYFAPVAWQVNSLVLVESVMANHGAEYRTLHEWPFAA, from the coding sequence ATGAAAAGGCCGGCACCAATAAAAAATGCGGATATCATCCGTGTATTTTTTGCACTGTGGCCGGAACCTGCCATTCAGCGCCAACTGCATGCCATTGCTGAAGCATATCAGGTTAAATGCAATGCCCGTGTGATGCGCGCGGACACACTGCACCTGACTTTGCAATTCATAGGCAATATAAAACGCTCGCAACTGCCTAAGCTGGCAGCAGCGGCAGATATAGCCGCAGCTATAATGCCTTTCAGGCTTGAACTGGATACGCTTGCATTCTGGAAACATAATCGCATCGGCTACGCTACACTGGCCGCCAGAGAACCCGCACTGGAGACACTAGCCGCAACATTGCAGCGCGAACTTGCAGACGCAGGATTTACCGCGGGTGATGGCACCGGATTCAGCCCGCACGTTACACTGTTTCGCAACGTTGGACATATGTTAGCGCCCCAGTACTTTGCGCCTGTAGCGTGGCAAGTGAACTCTCTGGTGCTGGTGGAATCGGTCATGGCCAACCACGGGGCAGAATACAGAACCCTGCATGAATGGCCATTTGCAGCCTGA
- a CDS encoding acetate/propionate family kinase gives MSILTINCGSSSLKASLFASDGSRRNFRYEHISDDKAHSLHDAFKNLLYDLGADKPATVGHRFVHGGDIADAARMIDDTERARLNSLIHLAPLHLPSNLLGLELCHRMFKVPQVACFDTAFHAGMPTLSKRLPIPSKLNLHRFGFHGLNYAYIAKTLPGIIGAIAYKKVIVAHLGSGASLCLMQNLKSVDTTMGYTPAGGITMGTRSGDLDPGVMVELAKRYSPDQLNNIVFHKMGLLALSDGESAEMQDLLASQSEHAKFAVEYFCRQVRAAIGALAAKAGGVDALVFTAGIGEHAAEIRLKICTPLAFLGFSLNPELNRINASQIWQAGSKPVVIIPADEEIMIRDLCLHAIE, from the coding sequence TTGAGCATACTGACGATCAACTGCGGCTCCTCCAGCCTGAAAGCCAGCCTGTTTGCCAGCGACGGCAGCAGGCGCAACTTTCGTTATGAACATATCAGCGATGATAAGGCACACAGCCTGCACGATGCCTTTAAAAACCTGCTCTATGACCTGGGAGCTGATAAACCAGCAACAGTAGGCCACCGCTTTGTGCATGGCGGCGACATTGCCGATGCCGCCCGTATGATTGATGATACCGAACGCGCCCGCCTCAACAGCCTGATTCACCTGGCGCCTTTGCACCTGCCCAGCAACCTGCTGGGGCTGGAGCTATGCCACAGGATGTTTAAAGTACCTCAAGTCGCCTGTTTTGACACGGCTTTCCATGCCGGTATGCCTACGCTATCTAAACGTTTACCAATCCCCAGCAAACTGAACCTGCACCGCTTCGGCTTTCATGGCCTGAACTATGCCTATATTGCCAAAACGCTGCCTGGCATTATTGGTGCAATCGCCTACAAAAAGGTGATTGTCGCGCACCTGGGCAGCGGTGCCAGCCTGTGCCTGATGCAGAACCTGAAGTCTGTCGACACCACCATGGGCTACACACCAGCAGGCGGCATCACCATGGGCACGCGTAGCGGCGACCTCGACCCTGGCGTCATGGTAGAGCTGGCTAAACGCTATAGCCCCGACCAACTGAATAACATCGTGTTTCACAAAATGGGGCTGCTAGCACTCTCTGACGGCGAGAGTGCCGAAATGCAGGACCTGCTCGCCAGCCAAAGCGAACATGCCAAGTTTGCTGTTGAGTATTTCTGCCGACAGGTACGCGCTGCAATCGGCGCTTTAGCAGCCAAAGCGGGCGGGGTAGATGCACTGGTATTCACGGCCGGCATCGGTGAGCATGCGGCGGAAATCCGGCTGAAAATCTGCACACCGCTGGCATTTCTCGGCTTCAGTTTAAATCCTGAACTGAACCGTATCAATGCAAGCCAAATATGGCAGGCGGGCAGTAAGCCTGTAGTGATTATCCCTGCTGATGAAGAAATCATGATCCGTGATCTATGCCTGCATGCAATTGAGTAG
- the ald gene encoding alanine dehydrogenase, with product MLIGVPKEIKVREYRVGLVPANVHELVSHGHQVLVETGAGAGIGADDAQYQAAGATIVATAQEIFERAGLIVKIKEPQAVERRCLKPGQILFTYLHLAPDAEQTHDLIESGASCIAYETVSADNGRLPLLEPMSAVAGRLAIQAGAHFLEKTHGGSGILLGGVVGVEPAKVTVIGGGVVGMNAVDVALGMGASVTVLDRNVDTLHGLRKHFGTPLNTVYSTATTIAQHCMNADLVIGAVLVTGATAPRLITRDLVKRMKPGSVIVDVAIDQGGCCETSRPTTHDAPTFVLDGVIHYCVANMPGSVPRTSTYALNNVTLPYVLALADKGLSALREDKHLLDGLNIHLGKVTNQAVAAAHGLAYCDALTALGTA from the coding sequence ATGCTGATCGGTGTACCTAAGGAAATCAAGGTGCGCGAGTACAGGGTTGGACTGGTGCCTGCGAACGTGCATGAGCTGGTAAGCCATGGCCATCAGGTGCTGGTCGAGACTGGCGCAGGTGCAGGGATCGGTGCGGATGACGCCCAATACCAGGCTGCAGGGGCCACAATCGTGGCTACTGCACAGGAAATATTCGAGCGTGCCGGACTGATCGTCAAGATTAAAGAGCCGCAGGCTGTTGAGCGCAGATGCCTGAAACCCGGCCAGATCCTGTTCACTTACCTGCATCTTGCGCCTGATGCGGAGCAGACGCACGATTTGATTGAATCGGGTGCTAGCTGCATCGCTTATGAAACCGTAAGCGCAGATAACGGCAGGCTGCCCTTGCTTGAACCGATGTCCGCAGTCGCCGGGCGCCTTGCGATCCAAGCCGGTGCTCATTTTCTTGAAAAAACACACGGTGGTTCCGGCATACTGCTCGGGGGCGTGGTGGGGGTCGAGCCCGCTAAGGTGACGGTGATCGGCGGCGGCGTGGTTGGCATGAATGCCGTAGACGTGGCTTTGGGCATGGGCGCTTCAGTGACGGTGCTGGACCGCAATGTAGATACCCTGCATGGGCTCAGAAAGCATTTCGGCACGCCACTCAATACGGTTTATTCAACCGCAACCACAATAGCGCAGCATTGCATGAACGCTGACCTGGTGATCGGAGCCGTATTGGTGACGGGCGCAACCGCCCCCAGGCTGATTACCCGCGATCTCGTAAAGCGCATGAAACCCGGCAGCGTGATTGTTGACGTGGCGATTGACCAAGGCGGCTGCTGTGAAACCTCTCGCCCGACCACGCATGATGCGCCGACCTTTGTGCTTGATGGCGTGATCCATTACTGTGTCGCCAACATGCCGGGGTCTGTGCCGCGCACTTCAACCTATGCGCTGAATAATGTGACGCTGCCTTATGTGCTGGCCCTTGCTGATAAAGGTTTATCGGCACTGCGTGAAGATAAACACCTGCTTGACGGCCTGAATATACATCTGGGCAAAGTCACTAATCAGGCGGTCGCTGCGGCGCATGGGCTGGCATATTGCGATGCACTGACTGCGTTGGGAACAGCCTGA
- a CDS encoding phosphoketolase family protein gives MSAAPVTPSRKELEDIHAYWRACCYLAAGMIYLRDNPLLKEPLREEHIKHRLLGHWGSSPGLAFTYTHLNRLINKYDLEAIFLAGPGHGAPGMLGPVYLEGTYSEVYPNKSEDEAGMKHFFKEFSFPGGIGSHCTPELPGSIHEGGELGYSVSHAFGAAYDNPDLLVTVMVGDGESETGPLATSWHSNKFLNPIRDGAVLPVLHLNGYKINNPTLLSRISHDELDHLFKGYGWTPHFVEGSDPMEMHARMAETMEQCVLEIRRLQQEARSSGKPVRPRWPMIILRTPKGWTGPKEVDGHKVEGFWRAHQVPLGGVIGNPQHLQQLEQWLRSYKPEKLFDASGRLKADLRALAPKGTRRMSANPVANGGLIRKELRMPDYRDYAARLPAPGKVSAGNTHALGEFLRDIMKNNMDNFRVFGPDENTSNKLDSVYEISKKTWLADYLPEDADGGELSPDGRVMEMLSEHTLEGWLEGYLLSGRHGFFSTYEAFVHVIDSMFNQHAKWLAMCKAVPWRAPVSSLNLLITSTVWRQDHNGFTHQDPGFLDVVLNKSPDVTRIYLPPDVNCLLSVANHCLKSTDYINVIVADKQKHLQYLDMDAAIKHCTKGLGIWEWASNDGDTEPDVVMACAGDIPTKEALAAVVLLREHFPQLKVRFINVVDLYKLTPSHEHPHGLSDDDFDSLFTVDKPIIFNFHGYPWLIHRMAYRRTNHRNLHVRGYKEKGSINTPLELAIQNQIDRYSLVMSVIDHIPALHVAGAHVKEKMRNKQIECCQYAYEHGVDLPEAGDWTWPY, from the coding sequence ATGAGTGCAGCCCCTGTAACACCAAGCCGCAAAGAACTTGAGGATATCCATGCCTACTGGCGTGCCTGCTGTTATCTTGCAGCTGGCATGATTTACCTGCGCGATAATCCGCTATTGAAAGAGCCTTTGCGCGAAGAACACATCAAGCACCGCCTGCTGGGACACTGGGGGTCAAGCCCGGGCCTGGCATTCACCTACACGCACCTTAACCGCCTCATCAACAAATACGACCTCGAAGCTATTTTCCTTGCCGGCCCAGGCCATGGCGCACCGGGCATGCTGGGGCCTGTCTACCTTGAAGGCACTTACAGCGAAGTCTACCCAAACAAGAGTGAAGATGAAGCGGGCATGAAGCACTTTTTCAAGGAATTCTCTTTCCCCGGCGGCATCGGCAGTCACTGTACTCCCGAGTTGCCCGGCTCTATCCACGAAGGCGGCGAGCTTGGCTACAGCGTTTCCCATGCCTTCGGCGCCGCTTACGATAACCCGGACCTGCTGGTCACGGTCATGGTGGGCGATGGCGAATCAGAAACCGGGCCGCTGGCTACCTCCTGGCATTCCAACAAGTTCCTGAACCCGATACGTGATGGCGCAGTGTTGCCGGTGCTGCATCTTAATGGTTACAAAATCAATAACCCGACCTTGTTATCACGCATTTCCCACGATGAACTCGATCACCTGTTCAAAGGCTATGGCTGGACTCCGCATTTCGTAGAAGGCAGCGACCCGATGGAAATGCATGCCAGGATGGCGGAAACCATGGAGCAATGCGTGCTGGAAATCCGCCGCCTGCAGCAGGAGGCACGCAGCAGCGGCAAACCAGTGCGTCCGCGCTGGCCAATGATCATCCTGCGCACTCCCAAAGGCTGGACCGGCCCGAAAGAAGTGGACGGCCACAAGGTAGAAGGCTTCTGGCGTGCACATCAGGTGCCGCTAGGCGGCGTCATTGGCAACCCACAGCACCTGCAGCAGCTGGAACAGTGGCTGCGCAGCTATAAACCGGAAAAACTTTTCGATGCATCCGGCAGGCTCAAAGCCGACCTCAGGGCACTTGCCCCTAAAGGCACGCGCCGCATGAGTGCCAACCCGGTGGCCAATGGCGGATTGATCCGCAAAGAACTGCGCATGCCGGATTACCGGGATTACGCCGCCAGGCTGCCGGCACCGGGTAAGGTAAGCGCTGGCAATACACACGCACTGGGCGAATTTCTGCGTGACATCATGAAAAACAATATGGATAACTTCCGTGTGTTCGGCCCGGATGAAAACACGTCCAACAAACTGGATAGTGTCTACGAAATCAGCAAAAAGACCTGGCTGGCTGATTACCTGCCCGAAGACGCTGACGGCGGCGAACTGTCACCCGATGGCCGCGTCATGGAAATGCTGTCAGAGCACACGCTGGAAGGCTGGCTGGAGGGTTATCTGCTCAGTGGCCGCCATGGCTTCTTTTCCACTTACGAGGCCTTTGTGCATGTGATCGATTCCATGTTCAACCAGCACGCCAAATGGCTGGCCATGTGCAAGGCGGTGCCATGGCGGGCGCCGGTCTCATCGCTCAACCTGCTCATCACTTCAACGGTATGGCGCCAGGATCATAACGGCTTTACCCACCAGGATCCCGGCTTTCTGGATGTGGTGCTTAACAAGAGCCCTGACGTCACCCGTATTTACCTGCCGCCCGATGTGAACTGCTTGCTGTCCGTGGCAAACCATTGCCTGAAAAGCACCGATTACATCAACGTCATCGTGGCCGACAAACAGAAACACCTGCAGTACCTGGATATGGATGCCGCGATCAAACACTGCACCAAAGGCCTGGGCATCTGGGAGTGGGCGAGCAATGACGGCGACACCGAACCGGATGTCGTGATGGCGTGCGCCGGGGATATTCCGACCAAAGAAGCACTGGCGGCCGTTGTGCTGCTGCGCGAACATTTTCCGCAGCTCAAGGTTCGCTTCATCAATGTGGTCGACCTGTACAAACTGACCCCATCCCATGAGCATCCGCACGGCCTGTCAGACGATGATTTTGATAGCCTGTTCACTGTCGACAAGCCGATCATTTTCAACTTCCACGGTTACCCCTGGCTGATCCACCGCATGGCTTATCGCCGTACCAACCATCGTAACCTGCACGTTCGCGGCTACAAGGAAAAAGGCAGCATCAATACGCCACTTGAACTTGCGATCCAGAATCAGATTGACCGCTACAGCCTGGTCATGAGCGTGATCGACCATATTCCGGCACTGCACGTGGCCGGTGCGCACGTGAAGGAAAAAATGCGCAACAAACAGATAGAGTGCTGCCAGTACGCCTATGAGCACGGCGTAGACCTGCCGGAAGCCGGTGACTGGACATGGCCGTATTAA
- a CDS encoding CAP domain-containing protein, whose protein sequence is MIFKAIIHFCIAILLVPAAHAEAVAPLAVVAAHNKWRAEAGVQALSHSPKLAKSAQAWANHLKQSQHCTMQHSKPKGSYGENLYWASPLMWSDGRKELRKVSPTEVIDSWANEKDDYDLARNACRTGAICGHYTQIVWRDTAKVGCGMATCSDSREQIWVCHYSPAGNIAGETPY, encoded by the coding sequence ATGATATTCAAGGCCATTATTCACTTTTGCATTGCAATCCTGTTGGTTCCCGCAGCCCATGCCGAAGCAGTCGCCCCATTAGCGGTTGTTGCTGCGCATAACAAGTGGCGTGCCGAAGCAGGCGTTCAAGCACTTAGCCACTCGCCCAAACTGGCTAAATCAGCGCAGGCCTGGGCGAACCATTTAAAACAATCACAGCATTGCACTATGCAGCATAGCAAGCCTAAAGGCAGCTATGGTGAGAATCTCTACTGGGCAAGCCCACTCATGTGGTCAGACGGCCGTAAAGAACTGCGTAAAGTTTCACCGACTGAAGTGATCGATAGCTGGGCTAACGAAAAAGATGACTATGACCTTGCACGCAATGCATGCAGAACCGGAGCGATATGCGGTCATTACACACAAATCGTATGGCGCGACACCGCAAAAGTCGGCTGTGGCATGGCGACTTGCAGCGATAGCCGTGAGCAGATCTGGGTGTGTCATTATTCTCCTGCCGGGAATATCGCAGGTGAAACACCTTACTGA
- the glmS gene encoding glutamine--fructose-6-phosphate transaminase (isomerizing): MCGIVGAVANRNVVSTLIEGLSRLEYRGYDSAGIAVLNGSGIERVRAVGRVSAMTEKANDVGLNGQVGIGHTRWATHGGVTESNAHPHVSKGELAVVHNGIIENHDEQRTRLKALGYEFTSQTDTEVIAHLIHYYHQDLSLLAATQKAVSELTGAFAISVVSIKEPEHMVTARLGCPLLIGLGEDENFIASDVSAVLSATRKVIYLEDGDVADVCRDAVTIYGRDGSIVERKIHMSDVSLASMELGPYSHFMQKEIHEQPRALTDTIEALIDDNRFSAQLFGANASEIFKQVDSILILAAGTSYYAALTAKYWLESIARLPTNVEIASEYRYRESVPDPKQLIVTISQSGETLDTMEALKHAKALGQNLTLAICNVQESAIPRASQLVFYTRAGAEIGVASTKAFTTQLVALFTLAATLAKQRGLLSAEAEQEHLSALRQLAGSVQHALNLEPQIREWAKSFANKQHALFLGRGIHYPIALEGALKLKEISYIHAEAYPAGELKHGPLALVDSNMPVVVIAPNDALLEKVKSNMQEVKARGGELFVFTDADSHFTASEGVHVIRTPRHVGVLSPILHTIPVQILAYHAALIKGTDVDKPRNLAKSVTVE; the protein is encoded by the coding sequence ATGTGCGGCATTGTAGGTGCAGTAGCAAATAGAAACGTCGTTTCAACGCTGATAGAAGGCCTGAGCCGCCTGGAGTACCGTGGCTATGACTCGGCCGGTATTGCGGTTCTGAACGGCTCCGGCATCGAACGCGTGCGTGCCGTGGGCCGAGTATCTGCCATGACAGAAAAAGCCAATGACGTCGGTTTGAATGGCCAGGTGGGCATTGGTCATACGCGCTGGGCAACGCATGGCGGCGTCACTGAGAGCAATGCGCATCCGCATGTATCGAAAGGTGAGCTAGCCGTGGTGCATAACGGCATCATTGAAAATCACGATGAGCAGCGTACACGACTGAAAGCACTAGGTTATGAGTTCACTTCGCAGACCGATACCGAAGTGATCGCTCACCTGATTCATTATTACCACCAGGACCTGAGCCTGCTGGCTGCTACGCAAAAAGCGGTGAGCGAGCTGACCGGGGCATTTGCAATCAGCGTGGTCTCCATTAAGGAACCGGAGCACATGGTAACGGCACGCCTGGGCTGCCCATTGCTCATTGGCCTGGGTGAAGACGAGAATTTTATTGCTTCTGATGTTTCAGCCGTGCTTTCAGCCACGCGCAAAGTGATCTATCTCGAAGACGGCGATGTCGCGGATGTCTGCCGTGATGCGGTAACAATCTATGGCCGCGATGGCAGCATTGTCGAGCGTAAAATCCATATGAGCGATGTATCGCTTGCGAGCATGGAGCTTGGCCCATACTCGCATTTTATGCAGAAAGAGATCCACGAACAGCCACGTGCCCTGACTGATACGATTGAAGCGCTGATTGATGACAATCGTTTCTCTGCTCAATTATTCGGTGCCAACGCGAGTGAAATCTTCAAACAGGTGGATAGCATCCTGATTCTGGCAGCCGGCACCAGCTATTACGCGGCACTCACGGCAAAATACTGGCTGGAAAGTATCGCCAGGCTGCCGACCAATGTTGAAATTGCCAGTGAATACCGTTACCGTGAATCTGTGCCTGATCCGAAACAGCTGATCGTGACGATTTCGCAATCCGGTGAAACATTGGATACGATGGAAGCGCTGAAACATGCCAAAGCACTCGGTCAGAACCTGACGCTGGCTATCTGCAATGTGCAGGAAAGCGCCATTCCAAGGGCTTCGCAACTGGTATTTTACACCCGTGCCGGCGCCGAGATTGGCGTTGCATCAACCAAAGCCTTCACCACGCAACTGGTCGCTTTATTTACCTTGGCGGCAACGCTGGCAAAACAACGCGGCTTGCTGAGCGCGGAAGCAGAACAGGAGCATTTAAGCGCGTTGCGCCAGCTGGCAGGTAGCGTGCAGCATGCACTGAATCTGGAACCGCAAATCCGTGAATGGGCGAAATCATTTGCCAATAAACAGCATGCTTTGTTCCTGGGTCGCGGCATACATTACCCGATTGCGCTGGAAGGCGCATTGAAGCTCAAAGAGATTTCTTATATCCACGCCGAGGCTTACCCTGCCGGCGAGCTTAAACACGGCCCCCTGGCGCTTGTAGATAGCAATATGCCGGTCGTTGTGATTGCCCCGAATGATGCATTGCTGGAAAAAGTAAAATCCAATATGCAGGAAGTGAAAGCGCGCGGCGGTGAATTGTTCGTATTTACGGATGCAGACAGCCACTTTACCGCATCGGAAGGCGTGCATGTGATCCGCACCCCGCGCCACGTGGGTGTGCTCTCCCCTATTCTGCATACCATACCGGTACAGATACTGGCCTACCATGCGGCGCTGATTAAAGGCACAGATGTGGATAAGCCGAGGAACCTGGCGAAGAGCGTAACGGTGGAATAG
- the glmU gene encoding bifunctional UDP-N-acetylglucosamine diphosphorylase/glucosamine-1-phosphate N-acetyltransferase GlmU: MSKLNIVILAAGKGTRMYSDLPKVLHAVGGKPILGHVLDCAKSLDPHKIIVVYGFGGDIVKQAFAHENIIWVNQAEQHGTGHAVQQAVPHLDADADTLILLGDVPLIEAQACRNLLKQAQNRLAILSFNKADPTGYGRIVRNAMYGVTAIVEHKDASEEQHKITEVNTGIMAMPNANLTQWLSRLDNHNAQGEYYLTDIVAMAVKDNIDVVAEITSDEWSVTGINSKTDLAQMERVHQSRIANKLLQQGVTLKDPARLDVRGALSCGRDVEIDVNCVFEGTVTLGSNVKIAANCVIKNADIAAGTHIAPFTHIDDTHIGENARIGPYARLRPGTTLAAETHIGNFVELKNAQVDVGSKINHLSYVGDSTVGKNVNIGAGTITCNYDGANKFRTVIEDDAFIGSDSQLVAPITIGRGATIAAGSTITRDAPAEQLTFCRAKEQKSIAGWKRPQKIKK, translated from the coding sequence ATGAGCAAATTAAACATTGTGATTCTTGCTGCGGGTAAAGGTACCCGCATGTATTCAGACCTGCCGAAAGTTTTACATGCCGTTGGCGGCAAGCCGATATTAGGACATGTGCTTGACTGTGCCAAATCACTTGATCCACACAAAATAATCGTAGTGTATGGCTTTGGCGGCGACATCGTAAAACAGGCTTTTGCACATGAAAATATTATCTGGGTCAACCAGGCTGAACAGCACGGTACGGGCCATGCGGTACAGCAGGCGGTGCCGCATCTGGATGCGGACGCCGACACGCTGATCTTGTTAGGTGACGTACCGCTGATAGAGGCGCAGGCATGCCGCAATCTGCTTAAGCAAGCGCAGAACAGACTGGCGATCCTGTCTTTCAATAAAGCAGACCCAACAGGTTACGGGCGCATCGTGCGCAATGCCATGTACGGCGTAACGGCGATCGTGGAACACAAAGACGCGAGTGAAGAGCAGCACAAGATCACTGAAGTAAATACCGGCATCATGGCAATGCCCAATGCAAATCTAACGCAATGGCTGTCCAGGCTGGATAATCACAATGCGCAGGGCGAATATTATTTAACCGACATTGTGGCAATGGCGGTTAAGGATAATATTGATGTCGTGGCTGAGATTACGTCAGATGAATGGTCGGTGACCGGCATTAATTCCAAGACAGATTTAGCGCAGATGGAACGTGTACATCAAAGCAGAATCGCAAATAAACTATTACAGCAAGGAGTCACTCTCAAAGACCCTGCCCGCCTCGATGTCCGTGGAGCGCTTAGCTGTGGCCGCGACGTAGAAATTGACGTGAATTGCGTGTTTGAAGGCACCGTGACCTTGGGCAGCAATGTGAAGATCGCTGCGAACTGCGTGATAAAGAATGCAGACATTGCAGCGGGCACCCACATTGCACCATTCACCCATATTGACGATACGCATATCGGCGAGAACGCCCGTATCGGGCCTTATGCGCGTTTGCGACCCGGTACTACACTGGCGGCGGAAACGCATATCGGCAATTTTGTGGAACTGAAAAATGCCCAGGTGGATGTCGGCAGTAAGATCAACCACCTGAGTTATGTCGGCGACAGCACGGTAGGCAAGAACGTCAATATCGGTGCCGGCACCATTACCTGCAACTATGATGGTGCCAATAAATTCAGGACGGTGATAGAAGATGATGCTTTTATCGGCTCGGATTCACAGCTGGTAGCGCCAATTACGATAGGCCGCGGCGCTACGATTGCTGCGGGTTCAACGATCACCAGGGATGCCCCGGCGGAGCAGTTGACGTTCTGCCGCGCCAAAGAACAGAAATCCATTGCCGGCTGGAAACGACCACAGAAGATAAAGAAATAG
- a CDS encoding F0F1 ATP synthase subunit epsilon, whose translation MANTVHIDVVSAEASIFSGEAEFVVAPASAGEVGLFPNHAPMITTIKPGALRIKQANEAEETLIFISGGLLEVQPGVITVLADTAVRGHDLDEAKALAAKEAAEEALRNRTSDIDYATAQAELSEAVAQIQTIERLRKKAH comes from the coding sequence ATGGCAAATACTGTTCATATTGATGTAGTCAGTGCAGAAGCAAGCATTTTCTCAGGTGAAGCTGAGTTTGTGGTTGCGCCTGCCAGTGCCGGTGAAGTGGGTTTGTTCCCTAATCACGCACCTATGATTACTACCATCAAGCCTGGCGCTTTGCGTATCAAGCAAGCCAATGAAGCGGAAGAGACTTTGATTTTTATCTCAGGTGGTTTGCTTGAAGTGCAGCCTGGCGTAATCACGGTTTTAGCTGATACGGCAGTGCGTGGTCATGATCTGGATGAAGCAAAAGCGCTTGCAGCTAAAGAAGCTGCAGAAGAAGCGCTCAGAAACAGGACTTCAGATATCGATTACGCAACAGCGCAAGCTGAGTTGTCAGAAGCGGTTGCGCAGATTCAGACAATTGAGCGCTTACGTAAAAAAGCACACTAA